From a single Lewinella sp. LCG006 genomic region:
- a CDS encoding DUF502 domain-containing protein: MKTIATYFLQGLLYLTPITVTGYALYWSFTELDQLLGFSFPGVGILIMLVGVTLVGFIGSFLIKLPFFHFLDHQLEQVPFIKTIYTSVKDMLKAVVGQKQGFNRPVLVKMGNDTEIRRLGFVTDEGLKFLKTEQQLITVYVPFSISFSGQLFLVPPHYLQPVAAKSSEIMKYVMAGGVTTVMDDLSEERAGGKESVDVK; encoded by the coding sequence CCTCTTGTACCTTACACCAATTACGGTTACGGGTTATGCGCTGTATTGGAGCTTTACAGAATTGGATCAATTGCTGGGCTTCAGTTTCCCTGGGGTAGGGATTTTGATCATGCTGGTAGGCGTGACGCTGGTAGGTTTCATTGGTAGCTTTCTCATCAAACTGCCCTTTTTTCACTTTCTGGATCATCAGTTGGAGCAGGTACCTTTCATAAAGACGATCTATACTTCGGTCAAGGATATGCTCAAGGCGGTGGTAGGCCAAAAACAGGGATTCAATCGCCCGGTTCTGGTGAAAATGGGCAACGATACTGAAATTCGTCGCCTCGGTTTTGTGACCGACGAAGGGCTTAAGTTCCTCAAGACAGAACAACAGTTGATCACCGTTTATGTGCCTTTCAGCATTTCGTTCAGTGGGCAGCTGTTTCTGGTTCCTCCCCATTATTTACAGCCCGTGGCTGCAAAATCTTCCGAAATCATGAAGTACGTCATGGCAGGAGGAGTAACCACGGTGATGGATGATTTGTCGGAGGAGCGTGCGGGGGGCAAGGAAAGTGTCGATGTTAAGTAA